GTCAAAAGATATATCATCGGCACCCCTTCTTCGGCCCGTCGATAGAGACTCCAGAAAACCAGAGTGGGAACCCACAGATTAGGTCCTGGGAAATCACCAAAAAGCTGAAGCCAAAGGGAACACTCCAGGCCTGCCAACAGGGCTGTGATGGCGAGAAAAAGCAGGTAGTTTCCAAGAAAAAAACCAAGTTCACGCATGAATCAATTGGCCTTTACTTCTTCAGCAGCGGGCTTGGCATCTTTGTTCGTCGCCTCAGTTCCGCCTGCTGATTTCTGTTCTTCAGCTTTGGGCGTGAAGTCCTCATGTTGGGCATTGGTGACAATAAACACCTCTTCCAAAATAGAAGCATTGATCGCTGGTTTCAGTTCCACTTCCTGGGTCATGCCGTAGCGACTCTTTGCCACCGAAGTGACGAGGCCAACGGGGAATCCTTTGGGGAAAATATTGTCTAGACCGCTCGTCACCACCAGATCACCCATTTGCACATCGTCGCTGCGATTCAGGTAACGCAAACGGCATCCATCCGGACTGCGCCCCTCGACAATTCCCCGGGCTCGAGATCTTTGCACAATGGCGTCAATAACGGCGTAGCGATCAACAAGGAGTAGAATTTGTGAGGTGAAAGGTTCCACTCTAAACACGTATCCCACCACCCCGCCGGTGGTGATGGCGGCCATATTTTTGGCAATGCCGTTGTTGCTGCCGCGATTGATGGTGATAGAGTGATGGTCCGCCAATAGGTCACGCCCTACCACCTTGGCGGCAAGAAGATCCATTTTGCTCTTTTGGCGAAAGGCGAGGAGTTCATTGAGTCGCTGGTTCTCCATTTTGAGCTCAGTCAAGGCACCCAACTGGGCTCTCAATTCAGCATTGTCTTGAGTCAGAACCCTATTGTGCTTTTTGATATCAATCAGGTTGAGATACATGGCCGTAGTGCCCCGCACTCCGGAGCTGAAGGAAGAGTAGGTATTTTGGATGATTCCGGTCAAAAAGGTGAAGGGACGGGCGTACCATGGCACTTCATCAGCCGCATCGCGCTGAAGATTGGCCACCAATAGGGGCAGGGCCACGACGGCCAGCACCAGCAAAATTTTTCTGAGATCCAAAGAGAAAAAATTCACGCCCACTCCCGCACTGAAATAAAGTAGCAAAGAGCGAACATCATTCCAACAATCTCCTTGAAAATCCTCACAAAAATAGTGAAGCTACCCGGGATATTGCGAAGGAGCCTGTCATGATTAAAAGCACTCTGGATAAACTCCGTAAACCCGGTCGGGGCAAAAGCATCGTGGCCTACATTATGTTTGGGGCCATCATTCTCGTCTTTGCCTTTTTCTTTCAGACAGGCCCGTTGAGCAGCCTTTCCGGCGGGGGAGCGGCTGCAGTCGTCAATAACCAGGTCATCCCCATCTCTGAGTACAAGATTCGGGTGCGCCGCCAGGAAGAGCAGCTGCGGATGCGCTTAGGAGACCTTCCTGATTCTCAGCGTCAACTCTTCTATGACTCCATTCGCAGACGGGCGCTCGAAGATCTGATTTCGGCTGAAGTACTCGCCCAGTCGGCCGCGGAAGCCGGTTTTTTGGCTTCAGATGCTGAAGTTCGCGATCGAATTTTGGAAATCCCTGCCTTTCAGGAGGAGGGTCGCTTCCGTCGGGACCGTTATGAGGACTTGCTCCGCTCTAATCGCATGACGACCAATGAATTTGAGGAAAAGGTGCGTAAGGATGTGATGGGGCAGAAGGTGCAAGAGACTTTTTCAAAGGCCCTGTACCCTGTTCAAGAGGAATTGGAGCGGGAAAAGCGGTTGCGTCAAATGCAGATCAACCTGTCTTACGTGGAGTTTGACCGCCGTTCCCTGGCCGCTGGGATCAGCCCCTCGGATGCCGATGCCTCAGGCTTTTTGGGCAGCGAAGAGGGCATGAAGGCAACCCAGGCGTACTACGATAAGAACAAGGCAGAGTACACCACCAAAGAAGAGGTGAAGGCCCAGCACATTCTCATCAAATCCAAAATGGATGATAAAGCCAGCGAAGACGCAGCACTGGCCAAGATCAAAGAGATCGCTGAGAGAGCTAAGAGTGAAGACTTTGGCAAGCTGGCCTCTGAGTTAAGTGAAGATGATGGTAGCAAAGCCAAGCAGGGAGACCTGGGCTATTTTGCCAAGGGTCGCATGGTGAAGGAGTTTGAAGAGGTAGCCTTTAAAACTGAAGTCGGCAAAATCAGTGATCCGGTGAAATCGCCATTTGGCTATCACTTGATCAAAGTGACGGACCATAAACAAGGTGGCACCAAAGAGTTCGAATCCGTCAAACTGGCTGCTGCTAAAAAGGTGCTGGCTGAGAGTCAGGTGAAGGACACCGTAGAGAAAATTGAGGCCATGGCTAAGGAAAACAACGCGGGTTCACTTGATTCAATGGTAAAAAAGTTAAGCCTGAAGTGGGAAGAAACCGGCGATTTTTCTCTGGGCGCCCCGACTCTTCCGAAGCTCGGAGACAAAGAGAAAGTTCTCAATGCGGCTCTTGAGATCAACAAGGCTGGAGCCATGGTTCCGGAACTCCTTGAGGCCGGTGGCAAGTACTACCTGGTTAAGATCAAGAAGATTTCCACCAGCAAAGATGAAGGCGAAGATCTGAGTTTTGCTGACCAGGCCCGCTTTCACTCTTTCCGCAAAACCGGTCCGGTGTTTGAGGACTGGCTGAAGGGGCACAGAGAGAAAGCGCAGATAACCATGAATGGGCAACTTCTCGGCCAACAAGAGTAGGAGCTGGTGAAAAGGGTTCGTCTACAGCGTTGGATGGACCCTCTCTCGCTCCAACGTACGAGGAGTACGCCTCCTCTCGTTCGGGCCCATCCGCCTTGTATCCAAACCCTTTTGACCAGCTCCTGAGTAAGGCTGATTTAAACGACTCATCTTCTTCGTTGGACGGACCCTCTATTTTTTGATCCGCAAAATCCTTCTTCAGTTGCCTTGGTCCTTAGCCGACCATCCTCCGCAAATCCTCACGTGCCTTTCGGCCGTGGGCGTAGGAGGCTGAGTGACCGAAGGGAATAGGCTCAGCCGAACGGGTCGCGTCAGTTTTTTTACGGCGCCTCAGACGGGCTTTGCCCAGTTAGTTGAGCCTACTCCTCTTTGGGGGGCTCAAATAACTCCCGCGCGACGGCGGAGGATTCGGATTTCCGGGAATGGTCGGCTCAAGGCCCTCGTCCCCAGAAAAAGGCGACTCAAGGTTTTGCGATTCCATAAACAGGGGCAGGGTATGATTTGAATCCTACCGCGATTGTCTCGAGATGAGATGGTGGGGTATTGGGGCCCTGAGTTGGAAATCAGATCGAATGTAAGCGGCCTGTTGCAGAAGTGCAGTTGTGCACAACTTTTCCAAAAAAATTACCTTTAGAGGGGCTCTTTTTTGGGGGGCAGGTTTAACCTTCCTCGCCTTTGGTCCGAAGTATTAAGTGGCGAGGACATTCAAATATGATGTTATTCCGGTACGTATGCTTATTAGGCCTCATAGGGGCAGGGACGGCTTGGGCACAAGATTATGTCCCTGGCGAAGTAATTGTCCGACTCAAGTCCCAGGTGGGAAGTCAGGCTTCCTACGCGTTTTTGGGCAAAGCCCATTCTCAAAAAGAGATGAATCTCAAGCGCTCCTGGGGCAAGCTCAATATGCACCACTTCCAGGTCAAGCCTGGCCAAAGCGTTGAACAGGCGGTGGCTGAGCTCAAGAGCGATCCTGATGTGCTTTACGCAGAACCCAACTATATATTTAGGAAGTCCACTGATTTTGAGGCTGAGCGTGTCTACAATCGGGATCAGGTCATGGCCATCGCTCAGGGTGATCCCACGGCGGCCTATGAAACCCAGATTGGATTGGCCGAAGTCTATCAATCCATGCAGTCTTTTTCCGGTGACTACCGCCCCATCGTCGCCATTATCGATACCGGCCTCGATGTCAATCATCCGGTGTTTGTGGACAGTAATGCCCTGTGGATTAATGAAGATGAAATTGCCGGCAACGGTATTGATGATGATGGCAATGGCTATGTGGATGATGTTAACGGCTACAACTTTGCCTATAACTCCTCCAATGTGTGGGACGACGATGGCCATGGGACCCATGTGGCCGGGATTGTTCTTAAGGTCGGTCTCGATATTATGGAAGACCCCATTGATCAGTCCGCCATTCGCATTATGGCTCTCAAGTTCCTCGACGGCAGTGGAATGGGGACAACATCTGATGCTATTGAGGCCATCTACTATGCTCTCAACAACGGAGCCGTAGTTCTTAACAATTCATGGGGTGGGCCTTCTTACAGTGCCGCGCTCTTGGATGCGGTGGTGGCGACCTATGATCGTGGCGCCACTTTCGTTGCGGCAGCCGGTAACTCAGCGACAAACAACGATGCTCAACCCATGTATCCCGCCACCTACAATGTGCCCCACGTTCTTTCGATTGCAGCCACAACTAACTTGGATTACCTAGCCTATTTTTCAAATTTTGGAGTTGGCACTGTTCATGTGGGAAGTCCCGGCCTCAATGTTTTGAGCACCTATCCAGGGGGAACCTGGACTCAAATGTCGGGAACCAGTATGGCCGCTCCGTTTGTCTCGGGGATTGCGGCGCTGATGAAAGCCTCTGCCCCGGAGATGCTTGGCTATCAGGTCAAATCAATTATTGATGCCGAAGCGGACCCAGTCAGTCACTTGATAAATAAGGTCATGACTGAAGCCCGGGTTAATGCCTCGGCCTCAATCATCGCGGCAGGTGGGGCAGCTATCGAAACCTCTCAACCTGCTTATGATCCGTCATACATGAGCCGCGAGCTGGCCAGTGAGCTGACGGACGGTGGTGGCGGTTGTGGTTTGGTTTCAAAACTCTATCAGGAATTTAACAACGGGCAGGGAAGAGGTGGTCCTCCTCCTCTGGGCCGGGGACTGGAGACTTGGTACATTCTGGTCATCCTGGCTTTGTTTGCTCTGCCCATAGCATTGCGAACCTGGTTGCGCAGTCGCGATCCGGTCAACCGTCGCCGTCATCCTCGCTATGATATCCAGACGGCCGTGACCATGAATCTCGATGGACGCAAGCTGGTCGGTGAAGTGAGTTCAATCTCCCTGGGTGGTGTCCGTATCGACACCAACGCATGGCTGGATCAAGGTGGTGTGGTCAACATGACCATAACCAGCCCTGACGGGAAAGACCAGGTGCAGGTTGAGGGTAAAGTTGTGTGGAGTGAGGCACAGAAGTCCTATGGGGTGGCCTTCGATGAAGAGAAGACCGGGCCATTGGCACTCAGTGCGATTAGCAAATGGACGAAGGGCCTCAAGAAAGCCTCGTGAAGTTCTGACTTCTGAGGCTGTCTCCTAAAGGCGCAAGGAGCGTACGAGTAAAAAGCCGGGGTTGTAAAGGGCCGAGATTTCTCGGCCCTTTCTTTTTGGCTGGCTCTGGTCCTAGAAGCTAAAACGCATCTTGAACATGAGGTCGGTAAGAATGACCCCGCGGAAATCATCATTAAACCATCCAGCCCACACGGTGTGGTCCACGCCCATGGCCATGGTTCTCTTCATTTGATAAAGAAGTCCAAATGACAGACTGGGGCCGAGAACTGTCTCGTCATTGTTATTGCCGTCGATCATCATCAGGTTAAATCCGGGTGAGACATAGAGGTCCCACTCGCGGCGGTTGAAATGGGGGCGTACAAAGCCGCCAATCACAAACACGCTGGGTTCGCCCTTGTCCTTGTCCTTGCTGTAGTAGCGAGCCAAACCACCCAATCCAAAGGTGCGGTCATAGGGGTATTCGTATTCACCACCAATCACCAAGCCCCCACGGGCAAAGCCGATGGTGCCATAGACGGCATGGTTGTAGATGTCATAAGTGGTCTCACTGGAGGCTGCCCGACTTTGCAGGGGAGCCCAAATCAAGA
This is a stretch of genomic DNA from Pseudobdellovibrionaceae bacterium. It encodes these proteins:
- the mreC gene encoding rod shape-determining protein MreC, with the protein product MNFFSLDLRKILLVLAVVALPLLVANLQRDAADEVPWYARPFTFLTGIIQNTYSSFSSGVRGTTAMYLNLIDIKKHNRVLTQDNAELRAQLGALTELKMENQRLNELLAFRQKSKMDLLAAKVVGRDLLADHHSITINRGSNNGIAKNMAAITTGGVVGYVFRVEPFTSQILLLVDRYAVIDAIVQRSRARGIVEGRSPDGCRLRYLNRSDDVQMGDLVVTSGLDNIFPKGFPVGLVTSVAKSRYGMTQEVELKPAINASILEEVFIVTNAQHEDFTPKAEEQKSAGGTEATNKDAKPAAEEVKAN
- a CDS encoding SurA N-terminal domain-containing protein: MIKSTLDKLRKPGRGKSIVAYIMFGAIILVFAFFFQTGPLSSLSGGGAAAVVNNQVIPISEYKIRVRRQEEQLRMRLGDLPDSQRQLFYDSIRRRALEDLISAEVLAQSAAEAGFLASDAEVRDRILEIPAFQEEGRFRRDRYEDLLRSNRMTTNEFEEKVRKDVMGQKVQETFSKALYPVQEELEREKRLRQMQINLSYVEFDRRSLAAGISPSDADASGFLGSEEGMKATQAYYDKNKAEYTTKEEVKAQHILIKSKMDDKASEDAALAKIKEIAERAKSEDFGKLASELSEDDGSKAKQGDLGYFAKGRMVKEFEEVAFKTEVGKISDPVKSPFGYHLIKVTDHKQGGTKEFESVKLAAAKKVLAESQVKDTVEKIEAMAKENNAGSLDSMVKKLSLKWEETGDFSLGAPTLPKLGDKEKVLNAALEINKAGAMVPELLEAGGKYYLVKIKKISTSKDEGEDLSFADQARFHSFRKTGPVFEDWLKGHREKAQITMNGQLLGQQE
- a CDS encoding S8 family serine peptidase, with the translated sequence MMLFRYVCLLGLIGAGTAWAQDYVPGEVIVRLKSQVGSQASYAFLGKAHSQKEMNLKRSWGKLNMHHFQVKPGQSVEQAVAELKSDPDVLYAEPNYIFRKSTDFEAERVYNRDQVMAIAQGDPTAAYETQIGLAEVYQSMQSFSGDYRPIVAIIDTGLDVNHPVFVDSNALWINEDEIAGNGIDDDGNGYVDDVNGYNFAYNSSNVWDDDGHGTHVAGIVLKVGLDIMEDPIDQSAIRIMALKFLDGSGMGTTSDAIEAIYYALNNGAVVLNNSWGGPSYSAALLDAVVATYDRGATFVAAAGNSATNNDAQPMYPATYNVPHVLSIAATTNLDYLAYFSNFGVGTVHVGSPGLNVLSTYPGGTWTQMSGTSMAAPFVSGIAALMKASAPEMLGYQVKSIIDAEADPVSHLINKVMTEARVNASASIIAAGGAAIETSQPAYDPSYMSRELASELTDGGGGCGLVSKLYQEFNNGQGRGGPPPLGRGLETWYILVILALFALPIALRTWLRSRDPVNRRRHPRYDIQTAVTMNLDGRKLVGEVSSISLGGVRIDTNAWLDQGGVVNMTITSPDGKDQVQVEGKVVWSEAQKSYGVAFDEEKTGPLALSAISKWTKGLKKAS
- a CDS encoding outer membrane beta-barrel protein produces the protein MKFWALALALLIWAPLQSRAASSETTYDIYNHAVYGTIGFARGGLVIGGEYEYPYDRTFGLGGLARYYSKDKDKGEPSVFVIGGFVRPHFNRREWDLYVSPGFNLMMIDGNNNDETVLGPSLSFGLLYQMKRTMAMGVDHTVWAGWFNDDFRGVILTDLMFKMRFSF